The region ATATTTGCAATATCCATAAAAACAAGCTCACATCCTTGATAAGAATCATCTTCGTAACCACCACCTCGAGCCTTaagtcaacacacacaacaaatataaTTGATGTCAATTTATTGagaatgcaacacacacacacacacacacacacacacacacacacacacacacacacacacacacacacacacacacacacacacacctaaaaaatcctaaatgtcaggagctgcctctcagaggtcacgtccccagctgttaagctgggccttgtgtgctactcagggaactctgggcctgcgctagcaaactcctggagccgggccaggtacttgcaggagcaccgacttgtgaagccaactgtggtgtgagcacccgaagtctcaccaggacccagtggctgatgtcacgtcacagccaaCGGCcacttaggaccccagtcaatgaccaggtactcatttatactcctgagtcaagagaagcaaatatgtgttagtttcttgcttaaggaaattatgccatagctcgtcatcactgtgacttgaacttgcgacccttcaaggtcccaaTGTACACActccgtaagatgactctctaatataaccaactgagctttcgcaccacacacacacacacacacacacacacacacacacacacacacacacacacacacacacacacacacacaccaccaccaccaccaccaccaccaccaccaccaccaccacaagaAATGGTCAGAGTAGTACCGACTGGTAACTGCAACAATGGCATACTTGGTTACTAAGAACCATAAATGTAAATAACAACATAAATTcataaaaataaagaaaatacAGAAAAATTACAATGTATCTTTACCATGTTTGCCACGGCATTTAGCTTTGGACGAGCATCGATAATGTAAAGCTTGTTAGAACCAGGTGTAACTTCCTTGATACGTTGCAGCATCCTCTCATCTTCTTTACATCTCTTGCCAAGTTTTCCAACCATTGGTTGACTGCAACGTGTAATAGATGCTCGATTCTCTTTGTGAATCCAACATAACACCTGACAGTAAGacattctagcaacatacaacaaaaaaataaaaattattgacTCACAGGAATTCTCCCTCTGCTTCTATAAGCAGCAACTTGCTGCAAACTATCATCAGTAGCAGCTGCTGGAACACAtaactaacaaaacaatttCATGCAAATGTTAATCACAAAAAAGACATTGCAGATCAGACAGAtagtacagtaggacaccacttatccgacggGCATGGGACCAAAAGGATGTCAGATAACTGAAAAACGTGGGATAACTGATGCATTTTGAAAACGACTGCAGAATACTTAAAGaagctcaacatctaattgtacatgtaacaactaatacagtacaacttctttgacttttagggagaacactaatggtaactgtcaagacttaaagtaaccactaatcttagtctggatcaatgccttcgctcttcttgctgtagttttcatAAGCAGCCCATTCAGTAGGACCATTATGGttactgaaacttcaggttgttcttccaggtactgaagaaccgtttctagagcttcacaAGCTTTACCATGtgacacacaatggacttggCATCTCTGCTGCACGAACCATAAGTACGTTGCTTTGTCTAACTCTGAGAGGTCTGACCTCCTGATAGCTCGTCATTTCTTAGCACAGTCGTTGTCCTTGAGTTCAGTTTGAAAGGTTCTCAACTTATCTTCTGATTTGACGATATTGTGAACAGTGGGTCTTCCAATTCCGTATTCCTCCGAAACACTGGTCATGGTTCTGTCCTGACGCACCAGCTCACAAATTTCAAGTTTGTCTTCAATTGCTAATACAACTCTCTTCCCTCTTTCGTGGTTTGCTAGCCATCATTTGATGACACATGGATCACgaatacagtactgtacacacaggaACCGTATATCCTAGCGTGCGCACAGCCTCGCAGTTCAGACAAGTCATGCACCGTCGAATAATCCGTGCTGTCGGATAACTGAGTGTCGGATAAGCGGTGTCCTACTGCATTATCTTATGTAATGTCACACAGTTACCTACAGACATGGCTTGATGTGTTACACAGAAGCATGAAAGACTAAAAGTGTCTTGCATCCTCCCTTATCTATATTTtgcattaattattatataaagTATCCCATGCCATCAGTCCCCCACCCCCTGGATTACCAtgatgtgcgtgcgtgtgtgtgtgtgtgtgtgtgtgtgtgtgtgtgtgtgtgtgtgtgtgtgtgtgtgtgtgtgtgtgtgtgtgtgtactattCTACAAGACATGCAAACAGCATTGATTATCGCTCTTACCAACTCGGGATACGTGTCGCAAATAGCGTAGCCTTCGTTCACTCGACTCAACCTCCAGCCATCATTCAGTGCTCCCTAGACCATATACGTATATATCTtcaaaaaatacaaatttcaaATACACTACAAGCtgcatttgcctgtctgcgAAACTCCTTTTCAATATCATAAACACCCCAACCAATTGCTTCACCAAACTTTTCCAAGTAATCAAATGCAAACAGTTTCTATAGAAAATCGTTTGTTGTAAGCACCAACAAGATGCAATAAAGAGAACAAAAGATTGACAACCTTTCCCGATGAAAGAGGGAATGCAAACATCtgtaaacaataacaacaacaacaacaatgatgtATGAACAATGGCATAAATGTAATAACATTGCATTGCAATGACAAATAGCATTCCTCCTATACAATAGTCTCATACACTAAAAACAAGCATTACTCTAATATGACAGTCTAATATGCATCTAAGTCTATTACTACTTTGATTAACTGCTGTTGTCAAATACATAAACTGACTCAGCTTGATTCTTCAGATAAAACATATAAGTAAGAATAAATACCGCTACATTTTGCTGCCATTCATTGTCACATATAAATTCACAAGCAACAAAACAAGCTTGATCAGTCAGTCAGTACACAGACTCTGATCAGTCCTGAAAGCTGCAACTCTTATTGTAGTACAACTACAAACCTAGATTACAGTCACAGCCACAAACACattagtctgtgtgtgtgtgtgtgtgtgtgtgtgtgtgtgtgtgtgtgtgtgtgtgtgtgtgtgtgtgtgtgtgtgtgtctgtctgtctgtctgtgtgtctgtgtgtgtgtgtgtactcaaCGTTCTCGTTTACTTGTAAAACTTAACTATTTACCATAAGTTTGTCGTAAACGAGTCGTCTTGAATGCTTCTCTTGTTTATGTGCGAACCTTAAATTCCTCATATCCTACAACAGCATGCACATAAATTATCACAACAAACATACGTCTCCTACACCACAAGAGCAAGCCATACCTTACAATAGATCTCCAAACCGTATGCATTTTCACCCCGACTAGTCGAGCCCCCAATCTTCTCCACACGTGATATAACCCCCAAAGGAACATCAAGTGTAAACACTGGTTCCTATAAATAATAATCCACATTCATTCACTTTAACGTCAACTAACTGATCACCAACACCGTGGTACCCCGTCGTAACCATGAAAATAAAGCTTGTAGTTTGTGATAAACAGCTGCCCTCGAATTGGACCCATAAATGGGCAGAGATATGTCACATTCTTAGCTGCAACGCATGAAACCACATCAATGCAATGACCTCATATATACCAATATACAcacagcatgcatgcactaatCATAGAACAGTGACAAAAAAATTGTACACGTACAAATGCACTAAATGAGCGCAAAAATCAGTCAATTCTATAGGAATAAGTAACGCAAAATCGTAGccattagtgtgtgtgtgtgtgtgtgtgtgtgtgtgtgtgtgtgtgtgtgtgtgtgtgtgtgtctgtgtgtgtgtgtgtgtgtgtgtgtgtgtgtgtgtgtgtctgtgtgtgtgtgtgtgtctgtgtgtctgtgtctgtgtgtgtgtgtgtgtgtgtgtgcgtgcgtgcgtgcgtgtgatGTAGCTGTGATGCAACCACATGCCAGTGAGATTCCCTGCGTCTCTAACCAGTTGCCCAGTTCCACACTGCTTGTTACAGAATGACACACAACAGTTGCTACACTGTACTCTACTGACTTGCTACATTGTgtaatgtactgtacacttaCTAACTCCACACACGTGTCTCTCTCCTGGCAGTAGCGGCACGTTCGCATCAGCCGGCAACATCTCCTGGAACGACTACACCAAACATCGGTTAAACAAATATACACTTGACATCACTCGTCTCTCGGCAATCATTCTAAACTATTAGATTCGAATACAAACCTTTGCTTCTTGAACTTTGTCTTCAG is a window of Corticium candelabrum chromosome 20, ooCorCand1.1, whole genome shotgun sequence DNA encoding:
- the LOC134195779 gene encoding myotubularin-related protein 2-like isoform X1, which produces MEDEGASSMSSEDKVQEAKSFQEMLPADANVPLLPGERHVCGVTKNVTYLCPFMGPIRGQLFITNYKLYFHGYDGEPVFTLDVPLGVISRVEKIGGSTSRGENAYGLEIYCKDMRNLRFAHKQEKHSRRLVYDKLMMFAFPLSSGKKLFAFDYLEKFGEAIGWGVYDIEKEFRRQGALNDGWRLSRVNEGYAICDTYPELLCVPAAATDDSLQQVAAYRSRGRIPVLCWIHKENRASITRCSQPMVGKLGKRCKEDERMLQRIKEVTPGSNKLYIIDARPKLNAVANMARGGGYEDDSYQGCELVFMDIANIHVVRESKKKLQDICFPSVDDTHWLSNLESTRWLEHIKSILAGAVRIVDLLERWRTSVVIHCSDGWDRTAQLSGLALLMLDPYHRTIDGFQVLIEKEWISLGHKFQQRYGHGDSKYSDDQRAPIFLQFMDCVWQITKQFPCACQFNEHYLVTILDHLYSCLFGTFMCNNEAQRKKEQVREKTVSLWSFINSQQIEYINPLYSPELHNHVLFPVASMRRLELWKSYYLRWNPRFRPQESEHERNRNCSSCVNCSAINARSWNKKQMQEQKCLCLCKCDGV